A stretch of the Zonotrichia albicollis isolate bZonAlb1 chromosome 31, bZonAlb1.hap1, whole genome shotgun sequence genome encodes the following:
- the LOC141725816 gene encoding uncharacterized protein LOC141725816 isoform X3, whose amino-acid sequence MEEEEKPWRFRTRRGCKPSPGSCGEERAPLSQKGGRRSSQSSELVEKPHGREKPHKCLECGKGFSRSLHLIEHQVIHTGERPYECEECGKCFSWSSSLRQHQVIHSGERRFECEECGKSFRHNSVLIQHQRIHTGEKPFECGECGKSFRQRGHLMQHQMIHTGDRPYECGECGMSFSQKGHLMQHHRIHTGGKPYECVECGKSFRDSSGLRKHERIHTGEKPYECGVCGKSFSIKCQLTEHQKIHTGEKPYKCGECGRSFRESWALIRHQVIHTGERPYTCLECGKSYGWHTDLRKHQQHVHSGEKPYKCPQCGKRFHRSSDLLKHERSHTDERPFRCPDCGKGFQQNSKLAIHRRIHTGERPYECGECGMRFSLSSTLTKHQRRRH is encoded by the coding sequence atggaggaggaggaaaagccctggagattccgcacgaggaggggctgcaaacccagcccagggagctgtggggaggaaAGAGCCCCCCTGAGCCAGAAAGGTGGCCGGAGatccagccagagctcagagctggtggagaagccccatggcagggagaagccacacaagtgcttggaatgtgggaagggttTTAGTCGGAGCTTGCACCTGATCGAGCACCAGgtgatccacaccggggaacggccctacgagtgtgaggagtgtgggaagtgtttcagctggagctccagcctgaggcAGCACCAGGTGATTCACAGTGGGGAGAGGCGCTTTGAGTgtgaggagtgtgggaagagcttcaggcacaaCTCTGTCCTGATCCaacaccagaggatccacactggggaaaagccatttgagtgtggggagtgtgggaagagcttcaggcagagggGCCACCTGATGCaacaccagatgatccacactggagaCCGGCCttacgagtgtggggaatgtgggatgaGCTTCAGCCAGAAGGGCCACCTGATGCAGCACCACAGGATCCACACAGGAGGAAAGCCCTATGAGTGtgtggaatgtgggaagagctttagagacagctctggcctgAGGAAACAtgagaggatccacactggggaaaagccctatgagtgtggggtgtgtgggaagagcttcagcatCAAGTGCCAGCTGACGGAACACCAGaagatccacactggggaaaagccctacaagtgtggggaatgtgggaggAGCTTCAGAGAAAGCTGGGCCCTGATTCGGCACCAGGTGATCCACACGGGGGAACGGCCCTACAcctgcttggaatgtgggaagagctatGGGTGGCACACTGACCTGAGAAAACACCAGCAGCATGTTCActctggggagaagccctacaagtgtccccagtgtgggaagaggtttcacagGAGCTCCGATCTCCTCAAACATGAGCGGAGTCACACcgatgagaggcccttccgctgccctgactgtgggaagggattccagCAAAACTCCAAACTCGCcatccaccggcgcatccacaccggggagaggccctacgagtgtggggagtgtgggatgaGATTCTCATTGAGCTCAACTTTGACCAAACACCAACGGAGGcgccactaa
- the LOC141725847 gene encoding uncharacterized protein LOC141725847, whose protein sequence is MSQQNQKLLKALVSVVATLGKVAATVTGSHRDVRQRVSPKFLPAALRRFTQSLRETLDHGDVTSMGHRGVPCLGQALAALLATPGTNWADVRAAAKAWQELVAALRERWDRLQEEADELRKTCWDATPLWAKHLWLKATFRERGQPGDNLEATPWWLPVTLDRVEGASAGATHNAQVAAATSEEEKATSKAMDEAMVATSRARAAAWRGHWAVVALAPLKRLVDACEKAIEFTWDMQTQLEEIEDTLKWPEQMSPNILEALVADVAEFERLWEGSARLASHHLLPTLWDIHNLLLSPYAGPGGPGGPGGPGSRAVAKQCQKAIKDIPRLLQRQ, encoded by the exons ATGAGCCAGCAGAACCAGAAG TTGCTGAAGGCGCtggtgtccgtggtggccaccCTGGGCAAGGTGGCGGCCACCGTGACCGGGTCACACAGGGACGTGCGGCAGCGCGTGTCCCCAAAGTTCCTGCCCGCGGCCCTGAGGAGATTCACCCAGAGCCTCCGTGAGACCCTGGACCATGGCGATGTCACCTCCATGGGCCACCGTGGTGTCCCCTGCCTGGGCCAGGCCCTGGCCGCCCTCTTGGCCACCCCTGGGACCAACTGGGCCGATGTGAGAGCCGCGGCCAAGGCCTGGCAGGAGTTGGTGGCCGCGCTCAGGGAGAGATGGGACCGGCTGCAGGAGGAGGCCGATGAGCTGCGCAAGACCTGCTGGGACGCGACACCCTTGTGGGCCAAGCACCTGTGGTTAAAGGCCACCTTCAGGGAGAGGGGACAACCTGGGGACAACCTGGAGGCCACACCCTGGTGGCTGCCGGTGACCCTGGACAGGGTCGAGGGGGCCTCGGCAGGGGCCACGCACAATGCTCAGGTGGCAGCGGCCACCAGTGAGGAAGAGAAAGCTACCAGCAAGGCCATGGATGAGGCCATGGTGGCCACCAGCCGGGCGAGGGCGGCTGCCTGGAGGGGACATTGGGCAGTGGTGGCCCTGGCACCGCTGAAGCGTTTGGTGGACGCGTGTGAAAAAGCCATCGAGTTCACCTGGGACATGCAGACCCAGCTCGAGGAGATTGAGGACACCCTGAAGTGGCCAGAGCAAATGTCCCCCAATATCCTTGAGGCCTTGGTGGCCGACGTGGCTGAGTTTGAGCGTCTGTGGGAGGGCAGCGCCCGCCTGGCCTCGCATCACCTGCTGCCGACACTGTGGGATATCCACAACCTCCTTTTGAGTCCCTATGCTGGCCCAGGTGGCCCCGGTGGCCCGGGTGGCCCTGGCAGCCGCGCAGTGGCCAAGCAGTGCCAAAAAGCCATCAAGGACATCCCGAGGCTGCTGCAGAGACAGTGA